The Paenibacillus polymyxa M1 DNA segment TACCGGATAACAGGAGGGTATGAGGAAGAGTTGACCATGGTGGTGGAAAACGAACTCGGCCGCATAAATTCTTCAGTATCTTAAGGGTTCGCTTACGAACAACTAGAAACACGACTTTTATAAACCGTCTATCCACAGAGGAGACGGTTTTTTTGTGTCCGTCCTGCATACAATGGGATAGGTTTAGTGAATTTGTATGCTCAAAGGAGGCGGATTCCAATAGAAATAGCGATACGAACACCGGAGGAAATCGGCTACATGAGGGAGGCCGGACGTATTTTGGCAGATTGCCATCGTACGCTGGAAAGTCGTATTCTTCCGGGAATCACAACGCTTGAAATCGATGCTTGGGTGGAGCAATTTCTAAGCAAGCGTGGAGCTACGCCTGAACAAAAGGGCTATAAAGGGTTCCCTTATGCTACCTGCGCTTCGGTCAATGAGGTGGTATGTCACGGCTTTCCCTCGGAGCGGGTGCTTCATGACGGGGATATTGTGACCATCGACATTGTGGTCAACAAGGACGGGTGGCTGGCTGACCGGGGATGGACCTACGCAGTGGGTAACATCAGCCGGCCGGTAGCAAAGCTGTTGCGGCAGACCCATAAGGCGCTAATGCGAGGCATCGACGTTGCCCGCCCCGGCAGGACATTAGGGGATATCGGGCATGCGGTGGGAAAAGCGGCAGGCTGGCGGCGGTACGGTAACGTCAAATCTCTGATCGGGCATGGGATCGGCCGCCAAATGCATGAACCGCCGGACGTTCTCCACTACGGTCGTGCTAGAACAGGATTGCCACTGCGCGAAGGGATGGTGATTACCATTGAGCCGGTATTTACCCTCGGACCCGAAGGCGCGGTGCTCTGGGGGGATGATGGTTGGACCATCAGCACAGCAGACGGCAGTTGGGGCGCTCAATATGAGCACACCATTGCGATTACAAAGAACGGTCCTTATATTTTGACCTCGTAAAAGAGTATTGTGCCATAGGGAGTCCAATGTGCGGGTCGTGTGCATAAGACTCTCTTGGTAAGTTTTTTAGGATGGCCTATCCACTTCACTAAACAATGAGCTTCTTGTTATAGATCATAGATCGAGATTCGGATCGTCGATATAATAGGAGGCATAATATTGGAAACTAGGAGTGGAACCCACATGATGATCAGGGAAGCGATGATATCAGATGCCGAAGACATCGCCAAGGTGCACGTAGACTGCTGGAGAACGACATACAAAGATATCATGCCTGACGAGGTTCTGGAACGTCTTTCCTATGAGCAAAGAATAGAATTATGGAATGCGAATCTATCTACTGAAGACGGTCACCTCGTATATGTTGCTGAAAATGAAAAGGGGGAAATTATCGGATTTGTGAGTGGAGGTCCGGAAAAGTCAGGGGAATATCCCCCGTATGGGGGAGAGATCACGGCTATTTATGTTTTGAGTGAATACCATAGTTTAGGGCTCGGCAAAAGACTTTTTCTACGCTTGCTTCAACATTTTAATAGTATGGATATTCACTCTGTCATGGTGTGGGTGCTGGCAGATAATCCAGCGTGTACTTTTTATGAAAGACTGGGGGCCAAGCCTGTAGTAGAACAGCATATTATAAATATGGGTGGCAAAAACCTGAACATGGTGGCTTACGGCTGGCTGCTATTCCGATAGAATACGTTTTTGTCCTTCCAAGGCGCGAATAGGAGCGATGTTTTGCGTGAATTCCAGCGTTCCCAGATAGCGTCCTTCGTTATCCCGAACGGCAAAATAACGGATGTAGACAAATTTGTCCTTGATTGGAATCCAAAAATCCTCAACATCCTTGCGGCCGGCCTTAAAATCCTCCAGCAGTTTCTCAACGACATGCACGCTTTGCGGCGGATGGCAATTTTGCACGGTACGACCAATGACGGCCTTTGTGCGGGCAAAGATCCGTTCTTTACCGTGAGAGAAATAGCGAACAACATCATTTTCATCGATAAAGGTCAGGTCCACAGGCAGATGATTCAACAGCAGTTCCAATTGTTGTACAGATACAATCCCTGTCTCAAATCGCACGAACCCTTGCGGAGTGCCAGAAGTGTCTTCTTTTTGCTCAAGGGCTTCTACAGGCTCCTCTGCCCGTTCAGGTATCCATTCACGCTCAGGAGCGGTCAGGCAGAAACCGATTTCCTCGCTTTCCCGGGCTATTTTTAGCCATTCATCCTCGGTCAGCTTACTGAGTGCCATCGGCAGCAAAATATTTTCTTCCTTGAATACCATTTCATTCACTTCGCTCATGATATGGGCAAGCGCCTTCCCGATCTGCTCACGATCTCCGTTATATTCGGTGAGCAGCTTCTTCGCATCCTTGATTGCGGCGCGAATGCCGTCGTCCACTCCCCACATTACTTTGGTTGGACCAAAGATCCCATAACGTTCTAGATAAGGAAATACTAGATTTTCTTTGCGGCTATAGTGTTTGTCTACATCCATTAGCAGACTTAAATCCTCAAGCAGCTTGTAAATAACCTTGGGACTGTCTTCTTTTTGAAATTGCTCTGCATGCAATGCCAGCTTAAAGTTGACTAGCCGTTCGATCTCACGATTTTCCAGCTTAAAGGTGTGAACAGGATGTCCCGGTTGTTCCTCAGGTCCTGCAGGACGGTGAATATCCTCAATAGAGCCCTTGAATATCGACGTATGAACGGAACAGAGGCGCTGGACTTCCGACACCGGAATTCCTTCCTCAGTCATTAAGGCATGCTCCATCGCTGAAATTTCTGCCACGCTCACTCCACCAACAGCCTCTGCAAAACGAGCTTTGACTTCCTCCACGCTTTTCCCAGCATGTAGTTCTTTAATAATTTCCTTCAGTGTTCGCTGACGCTCCGTTAATTCCTGTGCTGTATGTTCACGGTTGTTAATTAGCTCGCTCATGATCGTTAACCCCTTTATTTTTGAATGGTAAAACCATGTTGCATAAACGTCTGCTGCACAGTTTCCATACCTATTTTCTTCAATGCAATTCCCTTGGACAGTGTCATAAAACGTCCTGCGGTTTGGAGCATACCGGGCTTGGCAATATCGTCAAAACCTAGTTTTACCATAATGTCCTTCACTTCAGGATGACGATTAACAAGGTTAAATATGGACTCATCCCAATGCAGTATTTTATCCATTTGTTCATCCCCTCGATTGAGAACGTTTTTCATTTACAGAGTAGCATAGGTCCAAACGAGCTATTGTGATTGTACGCACAATATTGTTCAGGTGGTTGACAACTGTAAATCTTGGTTTATATACTGTGTATAAGGATATATACAGTAATAACACTGAATACTGTCGTAACACCTTCGAAATGAAGAGCGAACGAGGTCGTTATTCACAGGCAGTGCAGAAGGGATCAGGATAAGAAAATGACGATCATGAAGCAAGCATGGATGATTACCCGTCAGGATTTTCGCAAGAATCCATATGCAGCACTATGGACGTTGCTGTTTATTGCGTATTTGGGATTTACCATGAGTTTTGCGGTAAGTGTGCAATGGGGTGAGCATGCAGCCTTGAGTCCAGTAGCTGATTTCATCATGCTGACGTTGATTCCGTTTTTAGGGTTCATTTATAACCGTCGAGCGTTCAAATATTTGCAGGAAGATTCTTATACGCACATGCTAGCCTTTTTCCGCACCTTGCCTATACCGATGAAAGCGGTAATTATGAGTCGAATTCAACAGGCGGTGTTGGCGTTTGTTGCGAATAGTGTGATATTTTTTGCTCTTTTGTTTACGTTGTCAGGTACGCTTCGGGTATATGCCAGCACAGGTTTCTTTGTATCGTTTGCTCTGACCTGGATAGGCTACGGAATGCTCATTCAAGCCATTTATATTCACTTGGAATTTTTGAAAAGAGGAACAGAGTACTTCTGGCTATCTATTGTGATCATGCTAATGTGCGGGATGGTTACGATTATAGCTCGAGTATGTGGGGCCAATCTGGTATCGATAACGGCTTCTTACAGTAAGGAATGGTTGCTGTTGTCCCCGGTGATGTGGGGAGCATTGTTAGCAGGAGTTCTGGCTATGTCAGTGTCCTATCGGGTGACACAGCGTAAACTCATGAAACGGAACTTAACTTAGTAGTATGTGTACAAAAATAACAAAAAAGGGGGGGAAAGCAGGTGAATATTCCAGTGCAAATTGATGAGAATAGCGCGGAACCGCTGTATGCGCAGATTGAAAAGCAGCTTCGTTCACTCATAGTAACCGGACAAATTGCAGCGGGAACGCTGCTTCCCTCCATTCGTGAGTTTGCGGGGACGCTTCGTTGTAGTGTAATCACCGTCCGGCGGGTCTATCAGGATTTGGAGAACGAAGGCTTGCTACGTACCCGGCAGGGAACGGGCACCTTTGTCGCTCTGGTCGAGGATGATATGCGCTCAGGTTACCGCCTTAAAGCGGTGACCGAGGCATTGGAAACGGCGATTGCCACAGGCATCGCTGTACAGATGACAGAGCAGGAATTATTGGAGCTTTTTGCAGAAATGGTGAAAAGAAGGTATGAAGTCCAGGTGAAGGAGTGACAGCTGTGAACAATCATGTGGAAGTTCCTACGCAAATACAGAGGAAAGCACCAATTATTGAGATGAGCCAGGTCTATAAAACCCGGGGTAACCGGAATATTGGGCCGATTAATTTAACGGTTGAACCAGGATATGTGGTCGCTTTGGCTGGACATAACGGATCAGGGAAAAGCACATTGATTCATTTGCTGACTCAGCTTGTTCATCCGGATTCCGGTGAGATTCGTTGGTTCGGCCAAGCATACCCCGACGGCATGCCGGCAGATACACGACAATGGGTTGGATATATACCGGAGCAGCCGGTTCGCGAGGAGGATCGATTAACGGCAGAAGCAGCAGCGGCTTTTCGAGCATTGTGGTATCCCGGCTGGGATGAAACACGTTTTCAGCGTTTAATGGACCGCTTTCAGGTTCCATCACATACGAAATTATCGCGTATGTCCAAGGGACAGCGTCGGAAATTCGAACTGGCTGCTGCCTTGGCGCCACACCCTCGTGTGTTGCTGCTGGATGAGCCTTCATCAGGTTTAGATCCTTTTGCTTGGAAAATCATGCTAGATGAACTGCGGGATTGTATGAAGAACGGCAAAACGACGATCATTATTGCTACCCATATCATGGACGAGATCAAGCGTTTGGCGGATTATATTGTCTTGATGCACGATGGCAGGCTGCTTGGCAAACTGGAAAAAGACCATCTGCTCGAAAATGGCAAGGAAATGTGGTTTGAAGGTACACCAGAGGAGGCATCGGAGCTTCCGGGAGTTGTAGAGACGGAGAGTGATGGGAATTTACAGCGAATTATAACGCTGGCAGCCGGGGAGGCCAGTGCTATATTGGAACAAGCGGGGATTCGCCCCATCCGTGTGCGGCGTCTGGAACTGGATGATATTTTAGTATATTGGTCTGCAGGACAAATATCTGCGAATGCAGAGACATTTATGGAGAAGGAAGGGGTAAAACAATCATGAGTATGCTGCAATT contains these protein-coding regions:
- a CDS encoding DUF1858 domain-containing protein, coding for MDKILHWDESIFNLVNRHPEVKDIMVKLGFDDIAKPGMLQTAGRFMTLSKGIALKKIGMETVQQTFMQHGFTIQK
- a CDS encoding GntR family transcriptional regulator, whose translation is MNIPVQIDENSAEPLYAQIEKQLRSLIVTGQIAAGTLLPSIREFAGTLRCSVITVRRVYQDLENEGLLRTRQGTGTFVALVEDDMRSGYRLKAVTEALETAIATGIAVQMTEQELLELFAEMVKRRYEVQVKE
- the map gene encoding type I methionyl aminopeptidase; the protein is MNLYAQRRRIPIEIAIRTPEEIGYMREAGRILADCHRTLESRILPGITTLEIDAWVEQFLSKRGATPEQKGYKGFPYATCASVNEVVCHGFPSERVLHDGDIVTIDIVVNKDGWLADRGWTYAVGNISRPVAKLLRQTHKALMRGIDVARPGRTLGDIGHAVGKAAGWRRYGNVKSLIGHGIGRQMHEPPDVLHYGRARTGLPLREGMVITIEPVFTLGPEGAVLWGDDGWTISTADGSWGAQYEHTIAITKNGPYILTS
- a CDS encoding GNAT family N-acetyltransferase, yielding MMIREAMISDAEDIAKVHVDCWRTTYKDIMPDEVLERLSYEQRIELWNANLSTEDGHLVYVAENEKGEIIGFVSGGPEKSGEYPPYGGEITAIYVLSEYHSLGLGKRLFLRLLQHFNSMDIHSVMVWVLADNPACTFYERLGAKPVVEQHIINMGGKNLNMVAYGWLLFR
- a CDS encoding DUF438 domain-containing protein, with protein sequence MSELINNREHTAQELTERQRTLKEIIKELHAGKSVEEVKARFAEAVGGVSVAEISAMEHALMTEEGIPVSEVQRLCSVHTSIFKGSIEDIHRPAGPEEQPGHPVHTFKLENREIERLVNFKLALHAEQFQKEDSPKVIYKLLEDLSLLMDVDKHYSRKENLVFPYLERYGIFGPTKVMWGVDDGIRAAIKDAKKLLTEYNGDREQIGKALAHIMSEVNEMVFKEENILLPMALSKLTEDEWLKIARESEEIGFCLTAPEREWIPERAEEPVEALEQKEDTSGTPQGFVRFETGIVSVQQLELLLNHLPVDLTFIDENDVVRYFSHGKERIFARTKAVIGRTVQNCHPPQSVHVVEKLLEDFKAGRKDVEDFWIPIKDKFVYIRYFAVRDNEGRYLGTLEFTQNIAPIRALEGQKRILSE
- a CDS encoding ABC transporter ATP-binding protein, producing MNNHVEVPTQIQRKAPIIEMSQVYKTRGNRNIGPINLTVEPGYVVALAGHNGSGKSTLIHLLTQLVHPDSGEIRWFGQAYPDGMPADTRQWVGYIPEQPVREEDRLTAEAAAAFRALWYPGWDETRFQRLMDRFQVPSHTKLSRMSKGQRRKFELAAALAPHPRVLLLDEPSSGLDPFAWKIMLDELRDCMKNGKTTIIIATHIMDEIKRLADYIVLMHDGRLLGKLEKDHLLENGKEMWFEGTPEEASELPGVVETESDGNLQRIITLAAGEASAILEQAGIRPIRVRRLELDDILVYWSAGQISANAETFMEKEGVKQS